In Papaver somniferum cultivar HN1 chromosome 9, ASM357369v1, whole genome shotgun sequence, the genomic stretch agttctaaaaactaggtgtttggtaacataccagaggcattttatagtattcagacgtatccggaccaagcttggaatttgttggatcgatgtatgtcacaatctaagcaatgaatgaaaagaaaattgaattagttccaactaAAGTTTAATTACTATGTCGGGtactagttccggcatgctcgacgacaGTACCGCCAAAACATTCAAAGCCGGAAACATGTGACGACATTCTCGATTAATGTTCCGGCATTCCGGAATTGCACTTGAAAAAGAGGAGCTAATTTTTAacagtaccggcattgtattttcttgaacattAATGTCGGGATTCGcaatgccggcatgctcgatatgtAAGGTTCCAAGCCGGTACTCTGTACCGGCTTTGTCCCTAGTTTACAAACAACGCCGGTACTTGGTgccggcgtgctcgataatttaATTACTACGCCggtatttaagttcaaaaatctttaactcttagatgtttttcttgtggtaccgACATAGTTAAGTTAGGAGTGAACCATGCCTGTTTGGATATTGCATGGAATATttggtggtaggtaaaaagttaactgcgtgccGGCATGGAATTGTTgggttgaagaccacgccggcGGTTGATTCAGAATGGGGGATAATTTTCGCCGGAATGCAAAATAGTATGAATACCGTGTCGGTTCTGCCGGTGTCGGCGTGGTATTCACACTACGAGTATGCCGGCACTCAGCTTTTTCAAagaaaaaatggcggtttcaaaaaaaaatcaaattttcgacctcttggcggcattacctgtgtgttggggatgcttgtatgttgaacttgtttactttcttgggttggttcttcaaaaaacacttcatgctcacgaaaatcatattccaagggtgttggttcatcatataagtccaattgtgagttgttatcattaaccgaagattgaagacatgcttcttgttgtagttgagctaaagattcagcaacagcaattctctcctcacaatcatcttccattgtcacaaaaaaaattcaactcaaaaatatttttccctccttctactctcacctcacacaaattcaaataaaaatacacactaatctatcccccaaaatcttaagattttactaattattattaatcactaaacctgattagtgagggctagattaaaaattaacaaaataattagataaggggtaatccaaatttgatatttggatccagttttccATGTAGCTATATCCCCGATTAATTTTGATTTCCCAATCGCCTGTTCATTAATAAACCACATGTAAAGATCCATCGTTCCACCGGTTAAACCAAAAGAGCATGACTGACGCGTAATGTGTTGTTACCAGATAACTACAAATAAATTAACAAAAGTAACTAGTTGTTGAGTCAATACGTATAGTCCTTGTCATTTTCAAACGTGTCCGCTAAACAGCTGCTTTGTACTTGTTTTATCACCACGTTTTACCATTACGTGCCAAAAACCATGCATTCAAATTTGCTGTCCTTCACTTCTTCTGTAGCTATAAGTACATATTCTCGAAGCTCTATAACCAACTTACATTAAGAAAGAAAACATACTCTTTTTGCAAGTATAAGCATACAAACATAATAGTCCAGTGATTCACTTGGGTTGTTTTTCGCAGTTgtttagagaaagaaaaaaaaagatgtctTCCCAGGATAGGCAAGAACTTGATGCTAGGGCAAGGGAGGGAGAGACTGTTGTGCCTGGTGGTACTGGAGGAAAGAGTCTTGAAGCTCAGGAACATCTTGCTGAGGGTAATATCGATAATATTCCTCTTACAATATTTACAACGTTAACATGTTTGCAGTTCTGCTATTGCTTTTGAACATATATGGCGACTCAATGTTTGTTGTTGATGGTTTTGTGAATCAGGGCGTAGCCGAGGAGGGCAAACAAGGAGGGAGCAGCTAGGGACTGAAGGATACCAGGAGATGGGAAGCAAAGGAGGGCAGACAAGGAAGGAGCAGATCGGGACTGAAGGTTATCAGGAGATGGGAAAGAAAGGTGGGTTGAGTACCATGGAACAGTCTGGTGGTGAACGTGCTGAACAAGAAGGCATTGATATTGACGAGTCTAAGTACCGTACTCGAAGCCAGCCCAACTAAGACTCgaagaaaagatgaaaaactaatgTCATGTAGACAAAGATGACACCCTAGGACTCTTCTTAATTTGTAGTTTTAAGGTTTTGTTTTAAGAATGTCTACCTAGTTAGTTGTATGTTTTGTTTCTTTCGTTTCTGCGTAATTAGTTTGTCTGTTAACAAGTGGTGTCATCAGTTGTGCAAGTATTGGACGTATGTTGTCCTAATATGCATGGTTTAATGTGGTAATCTACTTTTAGCTTCTTTTAGCAGTACATGTCCTCTTGTTCTATTGCTTTGGTTTGGCTCATTGTCTCTTGTTTTTATATCCGAGTTACTTGTTAGTTTCATTCGATCAAGGAGATCACAACTGGTCTAGGACTCGTTTAGGAGTTCAAACCTTGCTATCTACTCAAGTTACTTTCATTTTTCAAAGCTTTAACGAACCGATTTATATTGGCTGATGCCGAAGTTGGTAGGGAGATGCCAATTTTATTGAGCTAGGATTCATTCGTCTTGTATGGGTTGGTACCCTTTTCAATTTTGGTATCAGCCTTCGAAAATGGGACTTTAAAGGCCACCCAGTGGTCTAGAGTCCGAGCCTTCAAATCTACGGATTTTTCAAAGCTTTAAAAAATTATTAGGAAAGCAGTGACACCATGTATCATCCCTTGCTCTCCGAAGTTTCCACGAAATAGCTTTGTTGTCTCCAGCCATTAAATCTTAGCGGAGAAAACAGTTCAGTGTTGGAGAAAGCAGTTCAGTGTTCACTAGTAGTTTCCTGACTTAAAAGGGAAGTCGGGAAGTCGTATGTAAGAAATTACGCTGTATTTCCAAATATCGAACCAGCCACCGAGAGGGTGATGTTTCTGAAGCATTTTTGGCGTTTTTGGCGATAATGAATTAATCACTTGAAGTGTCCAAATTCTAGGTCTATCCGACCACCGTATTCAAATCTAGGAATTACGAATTACgaataggtactattatggtagtTTTAGTTAAttgcaggtccacccactaaagcccagtaagcataggtccataattaaaagaaaacgtgaaactggacctaattttttaagcctaggtcctgtacacgtgaGGGACACATGTGACGTATTATCATAATTTCCGAAACACCCCACAAGTTTTTTTAAGCTAAGAAACACGttcgtttctttttcattctctcaatttttgttttcagagaagagctctggaagtgaagattatttgaggtccttgttcgattcatgagttcgagctctgcaagtgtaatcggtaggtggattttttgttcttttttgttcTTATGATATTAATCATCACTACGATTTTTTGTTCGAGCTCTGCaagttttattcgaagtttttccagttttttttgttcgatccatggtctaatcgttgtggtgtttgattaagattttgatctccatgtttgatttcttgattatttactagatctagatgaataatcacgtttttggttcatttcgttattagatttgatctaactagttccattttattgtttttagatttgtttttttgtatgaaacaacagtacgtatatcatgtattgacagaaacctagcttattttgaatgaagaagaagaagaagaagatgtgaatgaagaagaagaagaagatgcatcgttatgaCTTACGACAAGAAGATTTGTTGTGTTTCCATGTATGTTTTcttatcatcttctttgattatttttttcatttttcttctattgaTTGTATTATGAAGATGAAATCGATTTTCCTGACGTTTTTATGTTTTCAGGTTTTtacagtttgtttttgtgtatgaattgacagtacatatttgGTGTACTAATACAAAATTcttatgatttacgaggagaatatttgttttctgttttcaggtatgctttctaatcatcttgtttgattattttgttcggttttcttcttttgatttgtttttctgattgtattctgataatcaaatcgatttgattgacgcttttatggtttttaggtttgttacagttgtttttcgtgtatgaattgacagtacatatatggcgtactgatacaaaactcttctaattttgttttatttgaagttttttcaatttttttggttcgatccatgagtatgtatgtataatactgataggaagtgctatttgttgtgtttttgctccttttttagtcttacccttcagtacttatgtgaaatattgtaatatgtctttcgattctcttatttttcatagatctgtcatctgttgttgtcatactgttgatttgtagttcatgaatcttcagtacatatatcgcatactgataggaagtgctccttgttatgtttaaggAGAAGTGAAGAAGATGCAGGCATACAGTGGAGCTGCAATAATGGGTGTTGTTGTACAACAACCCAATCTTTTtactaaaggttcttcaactttttttcccaagttgggtactactactgcggatagattaccttctcaagttaggcagaccctgaagttcgttcaataattgatagtgagaagaatcgtcagtttaacagcttggagctcattgcttcagagaattttacatctcgcgcagtgatggaagctgcgggttcttgtctcacaaacaagtattcaGAAAGGCTTCATGGTAAAAGGTAAAGATGGTGCTTAATgttgtattttttccctgtatttgtattgaaatgcatttg encodes the following:
- the LOC113313039 gene encoding protein SLE1-like, producing MSSQDRQELDARAREGETVVPGGTGGKSLEAQEHLAEGRSRGGQTRREQLGTEGYQEMGSKGGQTRKEQIGTEGYQEMGKKGGLSTMEQSGGERAEQEGIDIDESKYRTRSQPN